The nucleotide window aactaaacctgatggcccagccatcgtagtcacaaaggaatatgtaggcaacatctctaagaataattgcctatgtagtagaatggtgtgcgtagtcgcactatccgcaagacattgtagttcatccattcctaaaagaaaagctcataattaaaaaggagtcataaagaaaagaactcaacttttattaataagccaaacggaattacatcatcgtttctttgaccaaagaaaatctaatccaataaactagctaatgcaaaataatggtagtcgtctaactccttgcggtaattccaatgcaaatgtgacaaggtgagtagagagatgtcggtggagcaaagctcacttaagtaccacttatctcaaaaccttcctagacatcacacttacattgagtatgcctactttgaagaaggactaataccattggcatctattacaaaaataatatggcaattgcctacatctcttggaaaataaaaagacttgatcAAAATCgctagtttctgggtcttgatccttgtagtcttccacccttagatcgagattgccatcttgatcttcttgttccatgtaatttgcctcccttgcttcacgatacgtcttgtatgcgtttgcaacattttggggtgctttacatgctttagcccaatgttcagttgatccacatcgaaacaaacatcattatggtcaggctcccttgattgaggcgcctTTGGGAtgcgatttggacgaccattTCTCTTGGTGgagttaccaccatggtcggaggctccgcctctctctctcttcacacgttgacctccacagtTCCGTGTACGCCTCTCTTGGccgtttccttcctctttagggccagaatatggaccagaacgtctagaattgtccctactcttagggtttcgctccttgcgtcctctcTTGGGGGCgtgactatagttagactccggaatagacttggttcccacgggtctaacattatagtttttcacaaggatattgtcgtgcttctcaGCTACGTTTATGGcaccaatgagctcatgaaaccttgtgatacgtcctgcattcacatcaatctgataattctttgaaatcatcagggcagagacggggaaggtagagagagtcttctcgatcaacatcgtatcagttatggcttggtcACAAAACTCCattagagacttgatacgaagaacttctgagttataatcaagcacagacttgaaatcaaagcggaggctatgccatcacacttctaaatcaggaagcagggagtcacgaacgttgccaaatcgctgctcaatttccacccatagttttctggggtcttcgtcattgaggtattcactttggagcgcgtcattcatgtgccttgtcatgagaatgatggctttagcttgatttgcttcaaaagcagtagcttgctcaacggagagcacgttctgactaggctcttgtatggcttccagaagtccatcagccttaagatgttggcgcacatctcggacccacctatggtatcctacgccagttgtctccagtggaacaaagttcaacttgttcaggtaactcatcttgaaaaacaacacaagattagggttagtttcggagcgaaaaaggctaccacgaaaaactattaaatttctgagcgtagtcgcttccaagaaattagggattttctgagcgtagtcgcttccaagaaaatccgattccaagaggggttttggattagatcgaaacaacgatgtatgtggtcgattgttttcttctcaacaaactctaagtttggaggactttacaagctccaagcttggagtgagcacgaacccccacagttcggctatttggtctcccctatgaagaagaaaggggggtagaagaagggaggttgcaagtccccgagaaaagaagaaaagaatgaaaaaaaaacttcaaaaacgggaactattagaaaaatttaccttgaaaagtggccggaaatttTGACAGgaaaagttactgtagatggccggaaaaaggGTCACCGGAGGTCGCcagaaaagtggccggaaactggTGGCCTGCGGTGGTGGTCGGAGCTAGGCTGGGTTGTGCAGGGGCGCTGCAGGGGCTATGCGGAGGCTGTGCAGGAGTTGTGCGGAGGCTGTGTAGGGCTCgtgcaggggctgtcggcagatgCAGCAGAGGTGTTGGTAGGGGCCTCGGCAGatgtcggcaggtctcggcaggggCTTGTGTGAGGGTCTCGGCAGCTATCGGCAGACGcttgcaggggctgtcggcaggtctcggcaggtgcAGGCACAGGGCTCGGCAGATCTAGGTAGGAGCAGGCATAGGGCTCGGCAGATCTCGATAGCTGTCGGCAGGGCTCGCAGGGGGCAGGCACAAGGCAGGGGCCGGTTCGGATTTTCGGACGGCTGGTTCAGGACGATTCTAGCAGGTTCCGGTGGTTGTGCcaccggttctgggctccttgggaTTAGGACTTCGATATGTGGGTGGTGGTTGCCGGATTTTGAGggttacgaaattagggttttcagggttagagcttcgtgctgataacgtgttttagggaattagaaattgagagaaaatcgctgtgtattctcattaataataggggcctatttatatagaggattagaATACATAGAGTcttaatcatacaaggaaagataatctccagatttttctaattaaaccctattacctctaggtcaagtaacctagagtttgggctaaacacaaattagggttttacttgaacaataaccaattaattaaatataaaaactaCTTAATTCCTCATTGGATAACAATTATCtccatcttctccacccaaatttgaatttattactgtttttgtttttcttttttgttgcatCCTCATCACTaattcgttatttaattcacaaaaccattagtgttaacttcattaAAATCTTTGTAATACATTTTGTGAACaacgaaagtaaaaatttaaaacacgaaaaaaaaatcaatctctttttcattactcatagttgttaacttatTAACTTTTTGACATGGATTAAAATAGACgaacattaaaacaaaaaaaaatgaaataaatgtaCTTCTATATCATGATTTTATTAGAAAACTtgaatatattttagtttttttattggtataaattaaatgagagattttctttaaaaaaaaaaaatatttttgaattggatatgtcatttaaggatattcttggaaagagaaatgagttAGATAAATaattttaataattgaaattaaaatgtagggtgtaataagCAAATAtggtaaacaaagaaaatagtagggtgaCAATAACCGCACCCTTTGTTTTTTCAATAGAGTCTAgacttttttttaaatttatttttttacagaaATTTTTTATTGACTAAATTTCGTCAGCAGTGGTGTGTCCATTACAGGTAGACTTGTCTAGACCAACAATTCTCCGGATTTCCCAAAATGGTGTACGTGTGGAACTTCCAATTAATGTCCAATCTCAAATAAACCAAACCACAAAATGTAGGTATGCTATCCTCTTTACATTATGGAACAAGCATTTGGATTCTCATCACTAAACATCATAAGTAACTGATCGCTCTCCTTGCAGCAATCAAACATGAATGGATGAACAATTAATGGTCTTGCCCAATTTCCTTCATCAGACGCGTCTTTTGGTTTTTCTTCCTTGTCATCAATAATCTCTACTTTCTTCCCCGTCTTTTTCCTTAGTTTCTTCAAAATCTTTTCTGGATCAATTTTCCCCGTTACCACAACCTTGTGGCTGTTCATGTCTGTTGCAAACTGCTCCACCCCTAATGAACCCAGAAagtaaatacaaaaataaaataaaattaacgaTCAATTAGGGTTTGattgaaaagagagagaaagggtgcAGAACAAATATAACCTTTGATTTTCAATAGGGTTTTGGCAACTATTCTTTCACATGCATTGCAGTGCATTGATACTTTGAATTCTGCAACGACCACCTACATGGTAAAAAGCCTAACTGTAATTCTGTGATTTTGAGTCTCAGTTATAATTAGTAATGGAATAGTAAATCTTACTTTGGTTTCTtgctcatttttcttcttctttcccattTAAACTGTTAAATGAGAAGGCAAATCGACCATGCAAGGTGAAAAGGGATATGGAAACGATATATATGCATGCCTTGAAAAGGTAGTTTCAGTATGCGTTTGGTAATAGCAGTTACTAACTTTTAGGGACATCCTTCCttgtcggaaaaaaaaaattaactatcTTCACTATGCTTATTTTCAATTCTCTTtctccagaaaaaaaaaaaaaaccgtaaCTGCCACTCTAGCTAGTTGTATTTGATGCTATTTATAGTTGGCAGATAAGATGATCAATGGATTAGTTACCAAATAGAATAACTTTTTAAGGTTTAGTTTTCGTTTCTGTAATATATAAAATCTAAAAGTGATAAGTAATTGCACACACATGCATGTATTGTAGAAGATTTCTACTAATATGTAGAATAACCCACCAGAAGTAACATTCCTATGAAACCAATTTAGCTTACTGAAATGCAAAGAATAGGGAATATGTATCAAAAAACTGGAGACATGCATCTATTGATATATTGTCGTTCTTTACTTCTTCTTTGGATGGCCTGGTAGTTACTGTTTCATTGTGTCTATGTTTTCTGGTAGCTCTGATCTTCAAGATCTTTCACAAAATATGGTGGACTCCGATTCGCGTACAGAGACTGATGGCTTCACAGGGAATCAGAGGACCTCCTTACAGACTTATCGATGGAAACGCCAAAGAAGTCTCCAACATGGGCAAGGAAGTCATGAGCAGGCCCTTGGATCTGTCACACAACATATTTCCAGTAGTTCTGCCTCATATATATTCATGCATGGACCAAAATCTATGGTATGTATTTACAAATTCTCGAGTCAACTATAGTTTTGAAGTTTGAGAATAAAATTACACTTTGGTGTTTTGCAACTTGCAACAGGCTTGGGAAGAATTATCTTCAGTGGCATGGTACTCTACCTCAGTTGGTAATAACAAAGATGGAGTTGATCTGAAACCCAAGTTCAGACCTTATGCAAAGAAGGTATTTGGGAATGGCCTTCCGGCATTAGAAGGTGAGAAATGGGTGAAATCGCGAAGGCTGGCCAACCATGCCTTCCATGGAGAGAGCTTAAAAGTAAGTTCACTACAACAATTCAAGGCTTTTACTGCGCAAAATTTACCGCGTGCAATTTTTTGTGCCTTAAATGTTACCCTTTTACAGCGTGCATCTTATGCATGCCGTAAATAACCTTTGTCATGtactcttttacggcgtgcataagATGCATGCCGTTAATAACCTTATCAGTTTGTCTTTTACGGCTCACAAAAATAGCACGCCGTAATTGTGTTAtgcttttacggcacacataatAAGCATGCCGTAAAAACATCTATAGAAAAGCTTATTTATGGCTCGCAAAAAAGCATGCCGTAAAAACATAACTTTTTTAAGGCGCGAAATTTAACCTAAAATATATGATTTCCCTCTCACTTTTCTCTTCCCTCTTTTGGCAACTTTCCCGAAAATTACTTACTTCTATTAGTTTTATCTTCTAAGAAAGTCATGCCCTTTGCAAACTCATCACCAGTTCGCAATGCCCCAAAACTGAAAGCCAAAATCTCAAACCTTCCCGCGAGTTCTTCTTCCCATCTAATCACCCTGTTCTCAAGATATTGCAAAAATCTCAACTCTTCCTCGCGCAAGTTCTACTCTTGGGTTATCGGATTTCGCGACAGAGGTTGGGTCGACCGCCGTTGTGTGTTCAGTCGAGGACGAAGATGAGCATCTCAGATTGTGATTTCTATTCATAAATTCAGGTATGGCCATATGATCTTGTGGATTCATATGGATTTTGGTAAATTTGATTGGGTTTTTATATCAAAAGTGAACCGGGTTTGTCTAAAATTTAGGATTTGTACCTGGGTATTTGGTTTATCTGAGATGGGCTTTTGCTTAATATGTAATATCTAAAACTTTTGGTTTGATTGAGTGTATTGAATTGGTTTGATTGATGCGACAGAGTTTCTGATTTGGTGGATGACTCAGTTAAAGCATATCAAAGTCTTATGCACGATTGTGATGAGTTTTTGGAGCACTATGACAAGGTAGATGCATTGGTACGTTCCTCTGAATTTTTGACTAGGAGTGGGACTGTATGTGAGTTGTTACTTGCTTTGATCAAGTCTTCTAGATGCCTTTGTTATTGCAGCAGTCTATATATGACCCTCACTTGGTGGGCTTGTTTAAATTTATGTTGTTGGTTCctgttaaatgttgttgcttttagTTTGGGTTCTATATATGTGGGTTCTTTTTTTGTCAAGAACTCAGCAATTTGAATTCAATGAGAAGGCTTTGAGAAAATTGTTTCTAAGTTCACTATGTTGGAATTGGAAAAAAAGAGTGTGCTGAGGAAGATATTATTTAAATCAAGGTCCAATTTGCTACATCAATTTTTATTGTAGTCCGgccacttttttatttttaattgcagTCCAACCACTTTTTTCgttgtccattttgcccttcaaGGTAAATAAAGGAAactaatcaaaatttcataatttggggactttatttttcaatttaaatattcaaattttgaatttcaaattcctAAAATCTATTCAAGGtaattataataaataatatgGCATTTAAATCTATGTAAACATATCATGTACCTACAGGAAAGGTCAATAAATTCTTAAACAATGTAGTGTATCTATATTAgagtcaaaaaacaaaaaataaaacaaactaaGTAGCGTTATTGACACAACAATCATAGAGATATAGTAATAGACTAGTCCATGATCAAGTTCTAATATTATTCCTA belongs to Rosa chinensis cultivar Old Blush chromosome 4, RchiOBHm-V2, whole genome shotgun sequence and includes:
- the LOC112196349 gene encoding heavy metal-associated isoprenylated plant protein 19; its protein translation is MGKKKKNEQETKVVVAEFKVSMHCNACERIVAKTLLKIKGVEQFATDMNSHKVVVTGKIDPEKILKKLRKKTGKKVEIIDDKEEKPKDASDEGNWARPLIVHPFMFDCCKESDQLLMMFSDENPNACSIM